One genomic segment of Flavobacteriaceae bacterium includes these proteins:
- a CDS encoding transposase, which yields MDTYIDLLKLILPELLVEHFDLSKHSVENEVMHLYFEERNIVPKEESERILIAHGFHKELTIQDFPLRGNTVYLHIKRRRWLDRKTKQIVQRDWNLVAQGTRMTEQFAAFLKEISR from the coding sequence TTGGATACTTATATAGATTTACTAAAATTAATTTTACCAGAGTTGTTAGTTGAACATTTTGATTTGTCAAAACATAGTGTTGAAAATGAAGTGATGCATTTGTATTTTGAAGAACGTAACATAGTTCCCAAAGAAGAATCAGAACGTATCTTGATAGCTCACGGATTTCATAAAGAGCTTACCATTCAAGACTTTCCATTACGAGGCAACACAGTATATCTTCACATTAAACGTCGTAGATGGTTAGATAGGAAGACCAAACAAATTGTACAAAGAGATTGGAATTTAGTAGCACAGGGGACTCGAATGACAGAGCAGTTCGCTGCTTTTTTAAAAGAAATTAGTAGATAG
- a CDS encoding tetratricopeptide repeat protein: MKKIIAVFFLIFIQLMYCQSQKKIDSLENLLLNKTDDISQIKILNTLSRHYTKVGSSQKGQEQLDKALSILTKKPDSLLLAETYFNQGYVLQYVGDYENATKKILKAQDIFKVLDKKRAIQALNLLGIINVRLKNNEKAYEFSESSMKLAYKIGDSGGYYKTKKTLAIINKNLKNFEEALQFNKDVADFEARTKNYFSLGKTYNNIAIVYDKTKKYDSSLVYYKKALRLKEQYGSKRDIINSYHGFGNLYSKMNDLSKSEFHILKARDLAKSSNFPYELMHILQSLAEINYQQGKYKQAFDALEESKVISDSLRSVKMKTNIAELETKYETQQKENEILKLTNENIQKEASLTQSKYTIFAVLGALLLIVSFGYFYWNKRKQQHQLALLENSVKSSEAEKSRIGKELHDNIAGTLMKLVHDSESAQIKLSHRLLQTYNEVRDISHQLDNTPMHNEMFFDRVLDIIPDNTETQEFTFEITPRHLQIKEPHGTHIFRIIQELIANNLKYAKASQTQIQIVSNDDTLVFMYKDNGIGTTTFKKGNGYKNIEDRITLMNGTLNIVHQNGFSVTANIPYSS; this comes from the coding sequence ATGAAGAAAATAATTGCCGTATTTTTTTTGATTTTTATACAACTTATGTATTGCCAAAGTCAAAAGAAAATAGATAGTCTAGAAAACTTATTGTTGAATAAAACAGATGATATTTCCCAAATAAAAATCTTAAATACATTATCAAGGCACTATACAAAAGTTGGCTCATCTCAAAAAGGACAAGAGCAATTAGATAAAGCACTTTCGATTTTGACAAAAAAACCAGATTCGTTACTACTAGCAGAAACATATTTTAATCAAGGTTATGTTTTGCAATATGTCGGTGATTATGAAAATGCTACGAAAAAAATATTGAAAGCTCAGGATATATTTAAGGTGTTAGACAAGAAAAGAGCCATACAAGCCTTGAATTTATTGGGCATTATTAATGTTAGGTTGAAAAATAATGAAAAGGCATATGAATTTTCAGAAAGTTCAATGAAGTTGGCTTATAAGATTGGTGATTCTGGGGGGTATTATAAGACCAAAAAAACGTTAGCAATCATCAATAAAAATCTTAAAAATTTTGAAGAAGCTCTACAATTCAATAAGGACGTTGCCGATTTTGAAGCAAGAACCAAAAACTATTTTAGTTTAGGAAAAACATACAACAATATTGCCATAGTATATGATAAAACAAAAAAATATGATTCATCGCTTGTTTATTATAAAAAGGCACTGCGTCTAAAGGAACAATATGGTAGTAAGCGGGACATTATAAATTCTTATCACGGCTTTGGTAATTTATATAGCAAGATGAATGACCTTTCAAAATCTGAGTTCCATATTTTAAAAGCACGTGACCTAGCTAAAAGTAGCAACTTTCCATATGAATTGATGCATATACTACAATCATTAGCAGAGATTAATTACCAACAGGGAAAATATAAGCAGGCTTTTGATGCTCTTGAAGAATCGAAAGTAATATCGGATAGCCTTCGAAGCGTAAAAATGAAAACGAATATTGCTGAGTTGGAAACCAAATATGAAACTCAGCAAAAGGAAAACGAAATCTTAAAACTCACTAACGAGAACATTCAAAAAGAAGCCTCTTTAACGCAATCAAAATACACCATTTTTGCCGTCTTGGGAGCATTATTATTGATTGTAAGCTTTGGCTATTTTTATTGGAACAAACGCAAACAACAGCACCAATTAGCCTTATTGGAAAATTCAGTAAAATCTAGTGAAGCTGAGAAAAGCAGAATTGGTAAAGAATTGCACGATAATATTGCAGGAACATTGATGAAATTGGTACACGATAGCGAATCTGCTCAAATTAAACTATCACACAGACTGTTACAAACCTATAACGAAGTACGAGACATTTCACATCAATTAGACAATACACCAATGCACAACGAAATGTTTTTTGATAGAGTCTTGGACATTATTCCAGACAACACCGAAACACAAGAGTTTACTTTTGAAATCACACCACGCCATTTGCAAATCAAAGAACCGCACGGCACTCATATTTTTAGAATCATACAAGAACTCATTGCCAATAACCTAAAATATGCCAAGGCTTCACAAACACAAATACAGATAGTTTCCAATGATGATACTTTAGTGTTTATGTATAAGGATAATGGTATAGGAACAACAACTTTTAAAAAAGGGAACGGTTATAAAAATATAGAAGACAGAATTACCTTAATGAATGGCACTTTAAATATAGTACATCAAAACGGTTTTTCGGTTACAGCTAACATTCCTTATTCATCTTAA
- a CDS encoding tyrosine-type recombinase/integrase gives MNNILQRHQEFCQYQIVFKNNTPRTIKWFKEVINYFVKHTEVYHIEEVTQNVIEQWLIHGKCEKNWSAKTIRTRLGNVRLFFKWCVTKGYMQKNPADDIPVPKLESKIPKHLTKEQSTLILDWAKCYPYHHYYEKPRAVAILAVFLFTGIRLQELLNLKINDVNIKESILFVQAGKGKKDRMIPINAQLKKYLEKYLAVRSKINDRSVYFFVSLICTAQMSAEVIPRLLRKIGKKSGIHIHAHLLRHTFAVLMLEAGCNLFSVSRLLGHSDIKTTTIYLSATVHHLQDQVSKHPLQ, from the coding sequence ATGAATAACATTCTCCAACGGCATCAAGAGTTCTGTCAGTATCAAATTGTTTTTAAAAACAACACACCAAGAACCATTAAATGGTTCAAAGAGGTTATTAATTATTTTGTGAAACATACGGAAGTTTATCACATCGAAGAAGTTACTCAAAATGTGATTGAACAATGGCTTATTCACGGAAAATGCGAGAAAAATTGGTCAGCTAAAACCATCCGCACTCGATTAGGTAATGTGCGCTTGTTTTTCAAATGGTGTGTTACAAAGGGTTATATGCAAAAGAACCCTGCTGATGATATTCCTGTTCCTAAATTAGAATCAAAAATCCCTAAACATTTAACCAAAGAACAATCCACCCTTATTTTAGATTGGGCGAAATGTTATCCCTATCATCATTATTACGAAAAACCACGAGCGGTAGCTATTCTTGCTGTTTTTCTTTTTACAGGAATTAGATTACAAGAATTACTTAATCTAAAAATCAACGATGTGAATATTAAAGAAAGTATTTTATTTGTTCAGGCAGGAAAAGGCAAAAAAGACCGAATGATTCCGATAAATGCTCAATTAAAAAAGTATTTAGAAAAATACCTTGCTGTACGTTCCAAAATTAATGATAGAAGTGTTTATTTTTTTGTTTCGCTTATTTGCACAGCACAAATGAGTGCAGAAGTTATTCCTCGACTACTTAGGAAAATTGGCAAAAAGTCTGGCATACATATTCACGCTCATTTGCTTCGTCACACCTTTGCCGTTCTAATGCTTGAGGCAGGCTGTAACCTTTTTAGCGTTTCTCGATTATTGGGTCATAGTGATATTAAAACAACTACCATTTATTTGTCTGCAACGGTGCATCATTTGCAAGACCAAGTGAGTAAACATCCATTACAATAA
- a CDS encoding DDE transposase, with the protein MGRFYGVDGKKLGRQYRDYLSEFKQWKQKKHAKEWHVFPENIGAYLSIDETALSKGELYTIITNKKAKGKKGAIVGVFAGTKIEPIIEQLLKISSKKRNKVKEITLDMANSMKNIAKTCFPKAIQVTDRFHVQKLALEALQDIRIKHRWNAIDLENDLIKLAKTKGKEYQPEIFDNGDTRKQLLARSRYLLYKSPEKWTQNQYLRSKILFEKYPDIQKAFNLNQSLRNIFNTAKSIQIAYTKLAHWYNDVEKSGFKAFNTIANTISINYRSILNYFINRSTNASAESFNAKIKAFRAQFRGVKNVEFFLFRLTQIFA; encoded by the coding sequence ATAGGTAGATTTTACGGAGTTGATGGTAAAAAACTTGGACGTCAATATCGTGATTATTTAAGTGAGTTTAAACAATGGAAACAAAAAAAACATGCTAAAGAGTGGCATGTTTTTCCTGAAAATATAGGTGCTTATTTATCTATTGATGAAACAGCATTGTCTAAAGGAGAACTCTACACCATTATTACCAATAAAAAAGCCAAAGGTAAAAAAGGAGCTATTGTAGGGGTTTTTGCAGGCACTAAGATAGAACCCATTATAGAACAGTTACTTAAAATATCCTCTAAAAAAAGAAACAAAGTCAAAGAAATTACACTAGATATGGCGAACTCTATGAAAAATATAGCCAAAACATGTTTCCCTAAGGCCATACAAGTAACTGATAGATTCCATGTGCAAAAACTAGCTCTAGAAGCGCTACAAGATATTAGAATAAAACATCGATGGAATGCAATAGACCTAGAAAATGACCTAATCAAGTTAGCAAAAACAAAAGGTAAAGAGTATCAACCTGAGATATTTGACAATGGGGACACTAGAAAACAACTCTTAGCTAGAAGTAGATATTTACTCTATAAATCTCCTGAAAAATGGACACAAAATCAATATCTAAGAAGCAAAATACTTTTTGAAAAATATCCTGATATTCAAAAGGCTTTTAACTTAAATCAGAGCCTTAGAAATATATTCAATACAGCTAAATCAATACAAATTGCATATACAAAACTAGCACATTGGTATAATGATGTAGAAAAATCTGGTTTTAAAGCTTTTAATACAATAGCAAATACAATTTCTATAAATTATCGGTCAATACTCAATTATTTTATCAATCGGAGTACAAATGCTTCTGCTGAATCTTTTAATGCTAAGATTAAAGCCTTTAGAGCGCAGTTTAGAGGTGTTAAAAATGTAGAATTCTTCCTGTTCAGATTAACACAAATTTTTGCCTAA
- a CDS encoding N-6 DNA methylase, with product MSKTKHVPHNFKNFNNMFQTLYRRNGYYYVFEDFLDLYINAWCFDYEFNRELIQKRYKLEERQKFTLMMYEVIKILDKEIQSDSDWYDFFGTFYESAALSKQKGFAQFFTPAPICNFMAQIVAPTKSETFSDPCCGSGRFSLASNSVSLGGFHFLVDLDFTCAKMATLNLMHHGIHGIVISDNGLFPGNDFKGAFVVNRKLHETGIPQIEYIDNVQQAYNYVRYTINPFDMVRDLFPKTNKTQKASQKTDDNYEDIKEILNNKTGQFSMF from the coding sequence ATGAGCAAAACAAAACACGTACCTCATAATTTTAAAAACTTTAACAATATGTTTCAGACCTTATATCGTCGTAATGGATATTATTACGTTTTTGAAGACTTTCTCGACCTCTATATCAATGCGTGGTGTTTTGATTATGAGTTCAATCGAGAATTGATACAGAAACGTTATAAATTAGAAGAACGCCAAAAGTTTACTTTGATGATGTATGAAGTTATCAAAATACTCGATAAAGAGATACAGAGTGATTCTGATTGGTATGATTTCTTTGGAACATTTTACGAAAGTGCAGCTTTATCCAAACAAAAGGGATTTGCACAATTCTTTACTCCTGCACCGATTTGTAATTTTATGGCTCAAATTGTTGCACCTACAAAGAGCGAAACATTTAGCGACCCTTGTTGCGGAAGTGGTCGTTTTTCCTTAGCATCAAATTCAGTTTCTTTAGGAGGATTTCACTTCTTAGTTGACCTTGATTTTACGTGTGCAAAAATGGCAACCCTTAATTTAATGCACCACGGTATTCACGGAATTGTCATTTCGGATAACGGATTATTCCCTGGCAATGATTTCAAGGGTGCGTTTGTAGTTAATAGAAAGCTACACGAAACAGGCATCCCACAAATTGAATATATCGACAATGTTCAACAAGCCTATAATTATGTCCGTTATACTATCAATCCTTTTGATATGGTGAGAGATTTGTTTCCAAAAACAAACAAAACTCAAAAAGCATCACAAAAAACAGATGATAATTATGAGGATATAAAAGAAATTCTTAACAACAAAACAGGGCAGTTTTCTATGTTTTAA
- a CDS encoding isochorismatase family protein, which produces MKILIIIDMLNGFCRNGNPLSLSDWTDSIEKEIESKIKAYRSRGDKYFFICDSHTSSDPEINKPYPSHCMKGTDEAKIIDTLENYANEENTLTKNTLSITHNTKLIERLEDLNITEIEVTGVCTDICILFAVYELRIRGYKVIVNSKAVLPLKSENQDLFLNYMDELLSANIE; this is translated from the coding sequence ATGAAAATTCTTATCATAATAGATATGCTTAATGGATTTTGTAGAAACGGAAATCCACTTAGTTTGTCGGATTGGACAGATAGTATTGAAAAAGAAATTGAATCTAAGATTAAAGCATACAGAAGTAGAGGAGATAAATATTTTTTTATATGTGACTCTCATACCTCTAGTGACCCAGAAATAAATAAACCTTATCCATCACATTGTATGAAAGGGACAGATGAAGCAAAAATCATCGACACTCTTGAAAATTATGCAAACGAAGAAAATACTTTAACTAAAAATACGCTTAGTATAACTCATAATACGAAACTTATTGAAAGATTAGAAGACTTAAACATCACGGAAATAGAAGTAACTGGGGTGTGTACAGATATTTGTATTTTGTTTGCAGTTTACGAATTGAGAATTAGAGGCTACAAAGTCATTGTAAATTCTAAAGCTGTTTTACCTTTGAAATCTGAAAATCAAGATTTATTTCTGAATTATATGGACGAATTATTAAGTGCTAATATTGAATAA
- a CDS encoding tyrosine-type recombinase/integrase has product MKIPLILPLFKRFALHEKGMKSKTIKEIIAIVSALSKELSNPSISVITTAKVREFMYQRKLERMWTNKTFRNYRQYLKTFFDFCVREDYIKVNPVEKIDKPKLPKRIPRCLDKNQIENLLLHLDGYSWFNDLEAKRNKAIIRTFLFTGVRLNELLKLKTTSINFEASEIIIYQGKGSKDRVIPIHPDLMPYLKAYQDVKKISTEYFFSSIRSDKPLTENNLYRIIKKIRSKTKFHFSPHQLRHTFGKLSIEGNLNPFKLQKIMGHSSIETTQIYVYVSDNNLKESFQKTVLL; this is encoded by the coding sequence ATGAAAATACCTCTTATTCTTCCTCTTTTTAAACGCTTTGCATTACACGAAAAAGGAATGAAATCAAAAACTATTAAAGAAATTATCGCCATAGTCTCTGCACTATCAAAAGAACTTTCAAATCCCTCGATTTCAGTCATTACAACTGCAAAAGTCCGTGAATTTATGTATCAAAGAAAACTAGAACGTATGTGGACGAATAAAACCTTTAGAAATTATCGCCAGTACCTAAAAACCTTTTTTGATTTCTGTGTTCGAGAAGATTATATAAAAGTGAATCCTGTTGAAAAAATTGATAAACCAAAACTGCCTAAACGTATTCCTCGATGTCTTGACAAAAATCAAATCGAAAATCTATTATTGCACTTAGATGGTTATTCGTGGTTCAATGATTTAGAAGCCAAAAGAAACAAAGCTATCATTCGTACATTCTTATTTACGGGTGTTCGATTAAATGAACTTTTGAAATTAAAAACAACTTCTATAAATTTTGAAGCCTCAGAAATTATCATCTATCAAGGAAAGGGGAGTAAGGACAGGGTAATTCCTATTCACCCAGACTTAATGCCTTATCTCAAAGCGTATCAAGATGTAAAGAAAATTTCTACAGAATACTTCTTTTCCAGTATTCGTTCAGATAAACCACTTACAGAAAACAATCTATACAGAATCATCAAAAAAATACGAAGTAAAACCAAATTTCACTTCTCTCCGCATCAGCTACGACATACCTTTGGCAAACTTTCTATTGAAGGCAATCTCAATCCGTTTAAATTACAAAAGATTATGGGTCATTCTAGTATAGAGACTACGCAAATTTATGTGTATGTGAGCGATAACAACCTTAAAGAGAGTTTTCAGAAAACGGTGTTATTGTAA
- a CDS encoding DUF4172 domain-containing protein, with amino-acid sequence MLWNWLLKNWPQFTYDKKVLVELEQVFIQNSGTVVGALKHIADDSKDDLLVEILSDEAMKTSEIEGEFLNRDSVQSSIKKKLGLSFDNRKVPPAEFGIAEMMVDLYQNYDKSLSHNQLFEWHKMITNGRRDLTNIGAYRTHTEPMQVVSGSYNKPNIHFEAPPSSQIPREMEQFIRWFNDVHTKKNELDMFPLIKSGIAHLYFVSIHPFEDGNGRIGRAIAEKSIALSTKKPTLISLSHTIEANKKDYYTFLENNNKTLEITDWLTYFGKTIVDAQKNTLKQIDFLIEKTKFFDRHTTQLNDRQLKVVKRLFEAGYRGFKGGLSAKNYVKIAKTSESTATRDLLDLVKKGILIKTGTFKSTRYSLNIKKV; translated from the coding sequence ATCCTCTGGAATTGGCTACTTAAAAATTGGCCTCAATTCACCTATGACAAGAAAGTTCTTGTGGAATTAGAACAGGTATTTATCCAAAATAGTGGAACAGTAGTAGGTGCATTAAAGCATATTGCTGATGATTCTAAAGATGATTTGTTAGTAGAAATATTGAGTGACGAGGCTATGAAGACTTCGGAAATTGAAGGCGAATTTCTAAATAGAGATAGTGTCCAATCTTCAATAAAAAAGAAATTAGGATTATCCTTTGATAATCGAAAAGTTCCTCCCGCAGAATTTGGTATTGCAGAAATGATGGTCGATTTATATCAAAATTACGACAAATCATTATCACATAATCAACTCTTTGAATGGCACAAAATGATTACCAACGGGAGACGTGATTTAACAAATATCGGAGCATACAGAACACATACTGAACCTATGCAAGTTGTCTCTGGAAGTTACAACAAACCCAACATACATTTTGAAGCACCTCCTTCATCTCAAATTCCGCGAGAAATGGAGCAATTCATTAGATGGTTTAATGATGTACATACGAAGAAAAATGAGTTAGATATGTTTCCACTTATTAAATCGGGAATTGCACATCTTTATTTTGTAAGTATTCATCCTTTTGAAGATGGAAACGGACGTATTGGGCGTGCTATTGCTGAAAAATCTATTGCGTTAAGTACCAAGAAGCCAACGTTAATTTCACTTTCTCATACCATAGAAGCCAACAAAAAAGATTACTATACTTTTTTGGAGAATAACAATAAAACCTTAGAAATTACGGATTGGCTCACATATTTTGGAAAAACGATTGTAGATGCTCAAAAAAATACATTAAAACAAATTGATTTTCTCATTGAAAAAACCAAGTTTTTTGACCGCCATACAACTCAATTAAACGACAGACAATTAAAAGTCGTTAAACGCCTTTTTGAGGCAGGATATAGAGGTTTTAAAGGCGGGTTAAGTGCTAAAAATTATGTAAAAATCGCCAAAACGTCTGAATCTACTGCAACCAGAGATTTACTAGATTTAGTTAAAAAAGGAATTTTGATTAAAACAGGAACGTTTAAAAGCACTCGTTATTCATTAAATATCAAAAAAGTTTGA
- a CDS encoding DNA repair protein: MNTPKKSSLNYLHKPFEPTKEELQTKFRSRVLEQIPVAEIKLHYHKEVATDDRIKILDSRQASEILRAFWDNDSLELQEQFKILYLNNYNQVIGLYPHSQGGITGTLVDIRLILVGALQCGAVGMIACHNHPSSNTKPSQADKELTAKIQQASDLIDIKLLDHIILTKDNYYSFADEGDI; encoded by the coding sequence ATGAATACCCCTAAAAAATCATCACTAAATTATCTTCACAAACCCTTTGAGCCTACTAAAGAAGAATTACAAACTAAGTTTAGATCCAGAGTTCTAGAACAGATTCCAGTTGCGGAAATTAAACTCCATTATCACAAAGAAGTTGCTACCGATGACCGCATTAAAATACTCGACAGCCGACAAGCATCTGAAATCCTAAGAGCATTCTGGGATAACGATTCTCTGGAATTGCAAGAACAATTTAAAATACTGTATCTCAATAATTACAACCAAGTCATTGGATTATATCCACATAGTCAAGGTGGTATTACTGGTACACTCGTAGATATTCGTTTGATTTTGGTAGGAGCATTACAATGCGGAGCTGTAGGGATGATTGCTTGTCATAATCATCCGAGTTCCAATACCAAGCCATCACAAGCAGACAAAGAACTTACCGCAAAAATACAACAAGCCTCTGATTTAATAGACATCAAACTGCTCGACCATATTATTCTAACTAAAGACAATTATTATTCTTTTGCCGATGAAGGAGATATTTAA
- a CDS encoding T9SS type A sorting domain-containing protein: protein MKKLYFKYLSLIYCLFTLSSLSAQIDSNRPENTVRYQNIHYVIDQEATNIGESVIEEKHNKSINLLKTILLADLRIRNLYIIPRADNEYVTNISGVPNDANQTLSNFSSWVLDTSNNCDVRDMQAFTTGFGGGTLPGSAAQYAGVAFGDLVSGYSVFSLFNGPREDIVLAHEWAHSVGALEGDHSQGISHFDALQVVDIADGLFTQRITTSTGWGFANNAAPFFSIPIAHNGYDIANGGSGFLTINQFDTNDNFSAHYDIPVKKMDNTNDLVNRIGTINSNSRHILPATQEATFGCGVVEHSLSRRTNMSFDNTSTGIFTHYQNHMNYLREESTGGVPAIPQITVINGKINVTNLSDYNMQFPNTTSATYQNLYFTKGDYEVYVYEATNSNSGAQIAGPITLGQIITNLPNNNYVVRVYERWSNSLSPASNAVTLSIEEQELSNLSIYPNPTSNIVSIQADEILKSIEIYTLLGAKVQTIKSIESNSIDISLNHFSSGIYLLKIYGNRGSSVKRLIKN, encoded by the coding sequence ATGAAAAAATTATACTTTAAATATTTATCACTCATTTATTGTCTTTTTACATTAAGCTCTTTAAGTGCACAAATTGATTCTAATAGACCTGAGAATACTGTTAGATATCAGAATATCCACTATGTAATTGACCAAGAAGCTACAAACATAGGGGAATCTGTAATTGAAGAAAAGCATAATAAAAGTATTAATCTTTTAAAAACGATTTTACTGGCTGACCTTAGAATAAGGAATCTATATATAATACCGAGAGCAGATAATGAATATGTAACTAATATTTCAGGTGTTCCTAATGATGCCAATCAAACACTATCAAATTTTAGTAGTTGGGTTTTAGACACTTCTAATAACTGTGATGTTAGAGATATGCAAGCATTTACAACAGGATTTGGTGGGGGTACATTGCCAGGTTCTGCTGCTCAATATGCTGGAGTAGCATTTGGTGATTTAGTGTCAGGATATAGTGTTTTTTCTCTATTCAATGGACCAAGAGAGGATATAGTACTTGCTCACGAGTGGGCACACTCTGTAGGTGCTTTGGAAGGAGACCATTCACAAGGTATTTCTCATTTTGATGCTCTACAGGTCGTTGATATAGCTGATGGTCTTTTTACACAAAGAATTACAACTTCAACAGGCTGGGGTTTTGCCAATAATGCAGCACCGTTTTTTTCAATACCAATTGCGCATAATGGTTATGATATTGCAAATGGCGGAAGTGGTTTTTTAACAATAAATCAATTTGACACCAATGATAATTTTTCGGCACATTATGATATCCCTGTTAAAAAGATGGATAACACTAATGATTTAGTAAATCGTATAGGCACTATTAATTCAAACTCACGACATATATTGCCAGCAACGCAAGAAGCCACTTTTGGATGTGGTGTTGTAGAACATAGTTTGTCTCGAAGAACTAATATGAGTTTTGATAATACCTCTACAGGAATATTTACACATTATCAAAATCATATGAATTATTTGCGTGAAGAAAGCACTGGAGGAGTGCCAGCAATACCACAAATTACTGTGATAAATGGAAAAATAAACGTAACTAACCTATCTGATTATAATATGCAATTTCCAAATACAACAAGTGCTACTTATCAAAACTTATATTTTACTAAAGGAGATTATGAAGTTTATGTTTATGAAGCAACTAATTCAAATTCAGGTGCTCAAATTGCTGGTCCAATTACATTAGGTCAAATCATAACAAATTTGCCTAATAATAATTATGTGGTTAGAGTGTATGAAAGATGGTCTAATAGTTTAAGTCCAGCAAGTAATGCTGTGACTTTGAGTATAGAAGAACAAGAACTATCAAATCTTTCAATCTACCCAAACCCAACAAGCAATATAGTATCTATACAAGCAGATGAAATTCTTAAGAGTATTGAAATCTATACATTGTTAGGGGCAAAAGTGCAAACCATAAAAAGCATAGAATCAAATAGTATAGATATCTCATTAAACCATTTTTCATCAGGTATATATCTTTTAAAAATATATGGCAATCGAGGATCTTCTGTAAAACGCTTAATTAAAAACTAA
- a CDS encoding response regulator encodes MNILIIDDHALVKEGIEGRIKKVKPKAKCYFTSTARLAISKIREISIDLIFCDLEFSGETEIDGFYIIKSVLEFEPRVKVIALTNYNSYRIMKKATASGFHSFLDKGCSFKEFSETLINVIANGAYESPTMKRLLKKRNEFLCTIFSESLYGISDLSPRERELTLLSAETTDRQLLAKKMNVKPYTIDTYFKYALSKLNLKHRQELSLFSLEFKDELLKNFDEK; translated from the coding sequence ATGAATATTCTCATTATAGACGACCACGCTCTAGTAAAAGAAGGAATTGAAGGGCGAATAAAAAAAGTAAAACCCAAAGCAAAGTGTTATTTTACAAGTACCGCACGATTGGCAATTTCTAAAATTCGCGAAATTTCCATCGACCTCATTTTTTGTGATTTGGAATTTTCTGGAGAAACCGAAATTGACGGTTTTTATATAATCAAAAGCGTTTTGGAATTTGAACCAAGAGTAAAAGTTATTGCGTTGACTAATTACAATTCCTATCGCATTATGAAAAAAGCTACGGCGAGCGGTTTTCATAGTTTTTTAGACAAAGGTTGTTCGTTTAAAGAATTTTCTGAAACCTTAATCAATGTAATCGCAAATGGAGCGTATGAATCTCCAACAATGAAACGGTTATTAAAAAAACGAAATGAGTTTTTATGTACAATTTTTTCCGAGTCGCTCTATGGAATTTCTGATTTAAGTCCTCGTGAACGAGAACTTACATTACTATCAGCCGAAACTACTGATAGACAACTATTAGCCAAAAAAATGAATGTCAAACCTTACACTATTGATACTTATTTTAAATATGCTTTATCTAAATTGAACTTAAAACATAGGCAAGAACTTTCTCTGTTTAGTTTGGAGTTTAAGGATGAATTACTGAAGAACTTTGATGAAAAGTAA